In Sphaerochaeta sp., the genomic window ACCTTGCCGAACAACGAGGGAATATCCAGATCACTCTGGTGGTTGGCGATGTAGCAGACCCGTCCGGTATCCTTGGGCAGGTTCTCCCGCCCGTCCACCGTCACCTTCACCCCTACCAGGAACAACAGGGCGTTGCTGGAAAAACGGGCGCACAG contains:
- a CDS encoding 1-acyl-sn-glycerol-3-phosphate acyltransferase, which codes for MAKIRVIIGFILFFPVLLASVVYALIPGSLLRLLHARKAADRWTDLCARFSSNALLFLVGVKVTVDGRENLPKDTGRVCYIANHQSDLDIPSLFGKV